A part of Variovorax sp. HW608 genomic DNA contains:
- a CDS encoding A24 family peptidase codes for MNAEFRSLLELLGMLLTDPRTSVLIALLVIGAARDYRTFKIPNWLTYGGATFALIYNTVVPFPFHAGFLWAFGGLWVGLLLMLPMYILRAMGAGDVKLMAMAGAFLGASDAFYAALYVFIVGGIFALGYGIAHRAFGRVLLNIKGIFGSLILAAITSTRPDMQGTVTKSVGKLPYGVSIALGTIGYVVARQLGYAS; via the coding sequence ATGAACGCGGAATTCCGATCCCTGCTCGAACTGCTCGGCATGCTGCTGACAGATCCGCGCACGAGCGTGCTGATTGCTCTCCTGGTGATCGGCGCCGCCCGCGACTACCGGACGTTCAAGATCCCGAACTGGCTGACCTATGGCGGCGCGACCTTTGCGCTGATCTACAACACGGTCGTCCCGTTTCCCTTCCACGCGGGATTCTTGTGGGCCTTCGGCGGCCTGTGGGTCGGGCTCCTGCTGATGCTGCCCATGTACATCCTGCGCGCCATGGGTGCGGGCGACGTCAAGCTCATGGCGATGGCGGGTGCCTTTCTCGGCGCGAGCGATGCGTTCTATGCCGCGCTCTACGTGTTCATCGTGGGCGGCATCTTCGCCCTCGGCTACGGCATCGCGCACCGGGCCTTCGGGCGCGTGCTGCTCAACATCAAGGGCATCTTCGGCAGCCTGATCCTGGCCGCGATCACCAGCACGCGGCCGGACATGCAAGGCACCGTCACCAAGTCTGTCGGCAAGCTGCCATACGGGGTCAGCATCGCCCTCGGAACCATCGGCTACGTGGTAGCCCGGCAACTGGGCTACGCGTCGTAG
- a CDS encoding Flp family type IVb pilin, giving the protein MNSIRKFLRGLAIEEDGAQVVEYALIIAVVSIALVIALSAIAGGANNPFATFIARVTTCLTNTTPGSCK; this is encoded by the coding sequence ATGAACTCCATTCGCAAATTCCTCCGTGGCCTGGCAATCGAAGAAGACGGCGCACAAGTCGTCGAGTACGCGCTCATCATCGCGGTCGTGTCGATCGCCTTGGTCATTGCGCTTTCGGCCATCGCTGGTGGTGCAAACAACCCGTTCGCCACGTTCATCGCGCGAGTGACGACCTGCCTGACCAATACCACTCCTGGTTCCTGCAAGTGA
- a CDS encoding CpaF family protein: MSLREKLNVVAAESAARPMLHVASDEAANAGTSDAYKALKSRLHLKLLEKFDLAALDTLTPEALRNEIATMVGRLVLEEQAAVNDLESRTLIRDIQHEMLGFGPIEVLMADPTVSDILVNRFDQIYVERRGRLELTSIAFTDEKHLLRIIDKIVSRIGRRIDESSPMVDARLPDGSRVNAVIQPIALDGAMMSIRRFAHKPLKMQNLVEDLKSLTPQMAQMLEALSKSKVNMIISGGTGAGKTTLLNILSGYIPEAERVVTIEDAAELQMQQPHVVRLETRPANIEGRGEITQRALVRNALRMRPDRIVIGEVRGAEAVDMLQAMNTGHEGSLTTIHANNPRDALSRLENMIGMANLNLPHRAARQQIASAITVVIQALRMTDGKRKITSIQEITGMEGEVITMQEIFAYRQTGVGPEGQVEGYFHATGVRPKFADRLRAFGVPLPDEIFDPAKRYQ, encoded by the coding sequence ATGTCCCTGCGTGAAAAACTCAATGTGGTGGCAGCGGAGTCCGCCGCCCGTCCCATGCTGCATGTCGCCTCCGACGAAGCCGCCAATGCCGGAACTTCGGATGCCTACAAGGCGCTCAAGAGCCGGCTGCATCTCAAGCTGCTCGAGAAGTTTGACCTGGCCGCGCTGGACACGCTGACGCCGGAGGCCCTGCGCAATGAGATTGCGACCATGGTCGGCCGCCTCGTGCTGGAAGAGCAGGCGGCGGTCAACGATCTCGAGAGCCGCACGCTGATCCGCGACATCCAGCACGAGATGCTGGGCTTCGGACCGATCGAGGTGCTGATGGCCGACCCGACAGTCTCGGACATTCTCGTGAACCGCTTCGACCAGATCTATGTCGAGCGCCGCGGGCGCCTGGAGCTGACCTCGATCGCCTTTACGGATGAGAAACACCTGCTGCGCATCATCGACAAGATCGTCTCGCGCATCGGGCGGCGCATCGACGAGTCGAGCCCGATGGTCGATGCGCGCCTGCCCGACGGCTCGCGCGTGAACGCGGTGATCCAGCCCATTGCGCTCGACGGGGCGATGATGTCGATCCGCCGCTTCGCGCACAAGCCGCTGAAGATGCAGAATCTCGTCGAGGACTTGAAGAGCCTGACGCCGCAAATGGCCCAGATGCTCGAGGCGCTCAGCAAGTCCAAGGTCAACATGATCATCTCGGGCGGGACGGGCGCCGGCAAGACCACGCTGCTGAACATCCTCTCGGGCTACATCCCGGAAGCGGAACGCGTGGTGACCATCGAGGATGCGGCGGAGCTGCAGATGCAACAGCCGCACGTGGTGCGCCTGGAGACGCGGCCGGCCAACATCGAGGGCCGCGGCGAGATCACGCAGCGCGCGCTGGTGCGCAACGCGCTGCGCATGCGGCCCGACCGTATCGTGATCGGCGAGGTGCGCGGCGCCGAAGCTGTCGACATGCTGCAGGCCATGAACACGGGCCACGAAGGCTCGCTGACCACCATCCATGCCAACAACCCGCGCGATGCGCTCTCGCGGCTCGAGAACATGATCGGCATGGCCAACCTCAACCTGCCGCACCGCGCGGCGCGCCAGCAGATCGCCTCGGCCATCACGGTGGTCATCCAGGCACTGCGCATGACCGACGGCAAGCGCAAGATCACGAGCATCCAGGAGATCACCGGCATGGAAGGCGAGGTCATCACCATGCAGGAGATCTTTGCCTACCGCCAGACCGGCGTCGGCCCGGAAGGCCAGGTGGAAGGCTACTTCCATGCGACCGGCGTGCGCCCCAAGTTCGCCGACCGGCTGCGCGCCTTCGGCGTGCCTTTGCCGGACGAGATCTTCGATCCGGCAAAAAGATACCAGTGA
- a CDS encoding TadE/TadG family type IV pilus assembly protein produces MHRQSGATTVEFALGLIVFLMLLLGITDFARMLFTWGAANEATRAGARYAVVCDDTGNQAQVLARMQALLPQITTINLAWIPAGCNAATCEGVTVTITGLDYQWISPIAGAAALAPIPMPTFSTFLPREIMRQDPNSPAICS; encoded by the coding sequence ATGCATCGGCAATCCGGCGCCACAACGGTCGAATTCGCACTCGGCCTCATCGTGTTCCTCATGCTCCTCTTGGGGATCACGGATTTCGCCCGCATGCTCTTTACCTGGGGCGCGGCCAACGAAGCGACGAGGGCAGGCGCCCGCTACGCGGTCGTATGCGACGACACCGGCAACCAGGCACAGGTGCTGGCCAGGATGCAGGCCCTGCTGCCGCAGATCACCACCATCAACCTGGCCTGGATTCCGGCAGGCTGCAACGCCGCAACCTGCGAAGGGGTCACCGTGACCATCACGGGACTCGACTATCAATGGATTTCGCCGATTGCCGGTGCGGCCGCGCTCGCGCCCATTCCGATGCCGACTTTCTCGACCTTCCTGCCCAGGGAAATCATGCGCCAGGATCCCAATAGCCCCGCCATCTGCTCGTAA
- a CDS encoding TadE/TadG family type IV pilus assembly protein: MALVELALITPLLLLLTFTTTEFGRAFYEYNAVTKSTRDAVRYLSFQTPGTKINEARNLIVYGNPAGSGTPLVRGLTLANVPVASCCTWQTAGTNPVVNTVTVRVTNFTFHSLFAGVFGTVFANANGDIVFSDITATMRAAT; this comes from the coding sequence GTGGCACTGGTGGAACTGGCCCTGATCACTCCCTTGCTGCTGCTCCTGACCTTCACCACGACCGAATTCGGTCGCGCGTTCTACGAATACAACGCCGTGACCAAGTCGACGCGCGATGCCGTGCGGTACCTGTCTTTCCAGACGCCGGGCACCAAGATCAACGAAGCACGAAACCTTATCGTGTATGGCAATCCCGCGGGCTCCGGCACGCCCCTTGTCCGGGGTCTGACGCTCGCCAATGTGCCGGTTGCGAGCTGCTGCACCTGGCAAACCGCAGGCACGAACCCGGTGGTGAACACGGTGACGGTTCGGGTGACCAACTTCACCTTCCATTCGCTCTTTGCCGGCGTGTTCGGCACTGTCTTTGCCAATGCCAACGGTGACATCGTCTTCAGCGACATCACTGCCACCATGAGGGCCGCCACATGA
- a CDS encoding type II secretion system F family protein, whose amino-acid sequence MLVLSALVFLAVTLGFAGVYLWWAPTRAEQRLKAFSPPEKSQWTETVVKLVGPFAQLSSPTGDEEASPLRLKFLRAGIRHRDASLIYFGIKSVLPLLFGVMTFVLLRGFKQTEGMTLILWLLIAALFACYLPNAYLWLCARGRKREIFENFPDAADLMLVCVEAGLGLDAALTKVTDEIRIKSEALAQELHWTNLEMRAGSARDKALRNLALRTGVEEIGTFATMLTQADKFGTSIGESLRVFSDDLRHKRQMRAEELAAKVPTKMLFPLVVCVFPSIIMVVIGPAAIQVVRTLLPMLGGGLR is encoded by the coding sequence ATGCTCGTTCTTTCCGCGTTAGTCTTCCTCGCCGTCACGCTGGGGTTCGCGGGCGTTTACTTGTGGTGGGCGCCGACCCGGGCCGAACAGCGTCTGAAGGCGTTCTCCCCGCCCGAAAAGTCGCAGTGGACCGAGACCGTCGTCAAACTCGTGGGGCCCTTCGCGCAGCTTTCCTCGCCGACCGGCGACGAGGAAGCGTCGCCGCTTCGCCTCAAATTCCTCCGGGCCGGCATACGGCACCGTGATGCGAGCCTGATCTATTTCGGCATCAAATCCGTGCTGCCCCTGCTGTTTGGCGTCATGACCTTCGTCCTGCTGCGCGGGTTCAAGCAGACCGAGGGGATGACGCTCATCCTCTGGCTGCTCATTGCCGCGCTTTTCGCTTGCTATTTGCCGAATGCCTACCTCTGGTTATGCGCCAGGGGGCGCAAACGCGAGATCTTCGAGAACTTCCCCGATGCTGCCGATCTGATGCTGGTCTGCGTGGAGGCCGGCTTGGGCCTCGATGCGGCGCTGACCAAGGTGACTGACGAGATACGCATCAAGAGCGAGGCATTGGCGCAGGAACTGCACTGGACCAATCTCGAGATGCGCGCCGGCAGCGCCCGCGACAAGGCGTTACGCAATCTTGCACTGCGCACCGGCGTCGAGGAGATTGGAACCTTCGCCACCATGCTGACGCAGGCCGACAAATTCGGCACCAGCATCGGCGAATCACTGCGGGTGTTCTCGGACGACCTGCGGCATAAGCGCCAGATGCGCGCCGAGGAACTGGCCGCGAAGGTGCCGACGAAGATGCTGTTTCCGCTGGTGGTGTGCGTGTTCCCGTCGATCATCATGGTGGTCATCGGTCCGGCCGCGATCCAGGTGGTGCGCACGCTACTGCCGATGCTAGGCGGCGGGTTGCGCTAG
- a CDS encoding type II and III secretion system protein family protein, which translates to MFRSSKTAIAFAACALLMTGPGAVGQTMPVQGSAVAASATAPAMASAQFSEHKRCSRVEVDTPATVTLGKSTVIPLKSRVTRILVSGQPPSPRPVAMPANGYAPTPGMPMGAPPMQANAQDGVAEMEVMLLSPTDLFFRGKRAGSMNVIMQNAEGVCFIKDIVVTVDPGALQAKLAELMPGENRIKVRGAENSLVLSGEVSDPGKLDEVMTLAASYGDAKKVVNMLRTAAPQQVMLEVKIAEVSKTLLDKLGASLALTKSYSGGMNTYTLLSNFLSGGAGLIEALRVGRAQLQLDGQKDDGIVRVLAEPNVMAISGQQASFLSGGKIFIPVSQSATGTLAPTITLEEKEFGIGVKFTPTVLNGGRINLKMVSEVSDLSQTGSPFTTVNNVTAVLPSLTVRRADTTVQLNDGQSFVIAGLIKNNMTETIKRFPGLGEIPVMGALARSTEFQTDQSELLFVITPRLVKPLPEAPRLPTDNHVVPTRAEVYLNGAVESATPPADAPPPQFQQQ; encoded by the coding sequence ATGTTTAGATCCAGCAAGACGGCCATTGCTTTCGCCGCCTGCGCACTGCTGATGACGGGCCCCGGGGCGGTCGGGCAGACGATGCCCGTGCAGGGCTCGGCGGTGGCCGCATCCGCCACCGCGCCTGCGATGGCCTCGGCGCAGTTCTCCGAGCACAAGCGCTGCTCGCGCGTGGAGGTCGACACGCCAGCCACGGTGACACTCGGCAAGTCGACGGTCATTCCGCTCAAGTCTCGCGTGACCCGGATACTCGTGAGCGGCCAGCCGCCGTCGCCGCGCCCCGTAGCCATGCCAGCCAACGGCTACGCGCCCACACCAGGGATGCCGATGGGCGCGCCGCCGATGCAGGCGAATGCGCAGGACGGCGTGGCCGAGATGGAAGTCATGCTGCTGAGCCCCACGGATCTGTTCTTCCGCGGCAAGCGCGCGGGCTCGATGAACGTGATCATGCAGAACGCCGAAGGCGTGTGCTTCATCAAGGACATCGTCGTCACCGTCGACCCGGGCGCCCTGCAGGCCAAGCTCGCGGAACTGATGCCCGGCGAGAACCGCATCAAGGTGCGCGGCGCCGAGAACTCGCTGGTGCTCAGCGGCGAGGTCAGCGACCCCGGCAAGCTGGACGAGGTCATGACCCTCGCGGCCTCCTACGGCGACGCCAAGAAGGTCGTGAACATGCTGCGCACCGCGGCGCCGCAGCAGGTGATGCTCGAGGTGAAGATTGCCGAGGTCAGCAAGACCCTGCTCGACAAGCTCGGCGCCAGCCTGGCCCTCACCAAGAGCTACAGCGGCGGCATGAACACCTACACGCTGCTGTCGAACTTCCTGAGCGGCGGTGCGGGGCTGATCGAAGCGCTGCGCGTTGGGCGCGCGCAGCTCCAGCTGGATGGCCAGAAGGATGACGGCATCGTCCGCGTGCTGGCCGAGCCCAACGTGATGGCGATCAGCGGGCAGCAGGCCAGCTTTCTCTCGGGCGGAAAGATCTTCATTCCGGTATCGCAGAGCGCCACCGGAACGCTGGCGCCCACCATCACGCTCGAGGAGAAGGAATTCGGCATCGGCGTGAAGTTCACGCCCACGGTCCTGAACGGCGGCCGGATCAATCTCAAGATGGTCTCCGAAGTGTCGGACCTGTCTCAGACCGGTTCGCCGTTCACAACGGTCAACAACGTCACCGCCGTGCTGCCTTCCCTCACGGTGCGCCGCGCGGACACCACCGTGCAGCTCAACGACGGACAGAGCTTCGTGATCGCGGGTCTCATCAAGAACAACATGACCGAGACCATCAAGCGCTTCCCGGGCCTCGGCGAGATCCCCGTGATGGGCGCGCTGGCACGCAGCACGGAGTTCCAGACCGACCAGAGCGAACTGCTGTTCGTGATCACGCCGCGCTTGGTCAAGCCCCTGCCCGAAGCGCCGCGCCTGCCCACCGACAACCACGTGGTGCCGACCCGCGCCGAGGTGTACCTGAACGGCGCAGTCGAGAGCGCCACGCCGCCGGCCGACGCGCCGCCGCCGCAATTCCAGCAGCAATAA
- a CDS encoding Flp family type IVb pilin gives MRRQRQCTSAASRAFWTSVPVEVFNEEREVLARLIRQEEGAHVVEYALIIAMISIALVLALQPLIIGANFAGFIARFLACLTGVCA, from the coding sequence GTGCGACGGCAGCGCCAATGCACGAGCGCTGCCAGTCGCGCATTTTGGACGTCGGTTCCAGTTGAAGTCTTCAACGAGGAGAGAGAAGTGCTAGCACGTTTGATTCGACAAGAGGAAGGCGCGCACGTCGTCGAATACGCGCTGATCATCGCGATGATCTCTATCGCGCTCGTACTGGCCTTGCAGCCTCTGATCATTGGCGCCAATTTTGCCGGCTTCATCGCGCGATTCCTGGCGTGCCTGACGGGCGTCTGCGCCTGA
- a CDS encoding type II secretion system F family protein: MMQDFTGNSLLTVVVLVFVAMLLLLEGLYLLWKSYKSPEARQLEKRLQALSGSRDNTPQAKILKERMLSEVPALERWLLRMPRARELDRLILQSGLNWTVSKLLLGCVALGVSGGMAAMVIGHQSEAFGLIAGGTLALAPFVYLSYRRSKRLKRLEQQLPEALDLMTRSLRAGHAFSSGLQMVGEEMAEPIASEFRIVHDEVNFGVSLQQAMANLTERVPITDLRYFVVAVLIQRESGGNLTEVLGNLSRLIRERLKLLAKVRVLSADARLSAWVLGLMPFLLAALMNWGNPKFMQPFWTDPIGLAIIKYMLTLMFIGALILSRIVRIRV, translated from the coding sequence ATCATGCAAGACTTCACGGGCAATTCCCTGCTCACGGTCGTGGTGCTGGTGTTCGTCGCCATGCTGCTGCTGCTCGAAGGCCTCTACTTGCTGTGGAAGTCATACAAGAGTCCCGAGGCACGGCAGCTCGAGAAACGGCTGCAGGCGCTCTCGGGCTCGCGCGACAACACGCCGCAGGCAAAGATCCTCAAGGAACGCATGCTCAGCGAAGTCCCGGCGCTGGAGCGCTGGTTGCTTCGGATGCCGCGCGCGAGAGAGCTGGACCGGCTGATTCTCCAATCCGGGCTCAATTGGACGGTCTCGAAGCTGCTGCTCGGGTGCGTTGCACTCGGCGTCTCAGGAGGCATGGCGGCCATGGTGATCGGACACCAATCCGAAGCATTCGGTCTGATTGCAGGCGGAACGCTCGCGCTGGCGCCCTTCGTTTACCTGAGCTATCGGCGCAGCAAGCGTCTGAAGCGCCTTGAGCAGCAGTTGCCGGAGGCGCTCGACCTCATGACGCGGTCGCTGCGCGCCGGTCATGCCTTTTCCTCTGGCTTGCAAATGGTCGGCGAGGAAATGGCGGAGCCGATCGCCTCGGAATTCCGCATAGTGCATGACGAGGTCAACTTCGGCGTGTCGCTCCAGCAGGCCATGGCCAACTTGACCGAGCGAGTCCCGATCACGGATCTGCGCTATTTCGTGGTGGCGGTGCTGATCCAGCGCGAGTCGGGCGGCAACCTGACCGAAGTGCTCGGCAACCTGAGCCGCCTGATTCGCGAGCGATTGAAGCTGCTGGCCAAGGTGCGCGTGCTCTCTGCCGATGCGCGGCTCTCGGCATGGGTCCTCGGCCTCATGCCCTTCCTGCTGGCGGCACTCATGAACTGGGGCAATCCGAAGTTCATGCAGCCTTTCTGGACTGATCCGATTGGCCTCGCGATCATCAAGTACATGCTTACGCTGATGTTCATCGGTGCGCTCATTCTCAGTCGGATCGTGCGCATTCGCGTCTAG
- a CDS encoding Flp family type IVb pilin, whose translation MNAIGKSLRGLAIEEDGAQVVEYALIIAVVSIALVIALSAIAGGANNPFATFIARVTTCLTNTTPGSCV comes from the coding sequence ATGAATGCCATTGGCAAATCCCTCCGTGGCCTGGCAATCGAAGAAGACGGCGCACAAGTCGTCGAGTACGCGCTGATCATCGCGGTCGTGTCGATCGCCTTGGTCATTGCGCTTTCGGCCATCGCTGGTGGTGCAAACAACCCGTTTGCCACGTTCATCGCGCGAGTGACGACCTGCCTGACCAATACCACTCCTGGTTCGTGCGTCTGA
- the cpaB gene encoding Flp pilus assembly protein CpaB, translated as MRNLKAISLMILAVLLGLAAAVYAAGWVARKGSIASNKVVVATVDIELGSRINEQMLSVTDWPSGSLPPGTYSDLKDLQERVAKVGILRGEAVLEGKLAPKGTQGGLSAVISPGKRAMTVRVNDVVGVAGFALPGNYVDVVVHAQQDKGKGEEARPISKTVLERVLVLAVAQEAGRDDTKPKVVSAVTLELSLEDSEKLDLARSVGTLSLVLRNQIDGDTVATDGITKNQLFGIKEAPAAALAPAKVVSEAKPNAPRPRPVALPASQCVEVVQNASRSLSCF; from the coding sequence ATGAGGAATCTCAAAGCCATTTCCCTGATGATCCTGGCCGTCCTGCTCGGCCTGGCCGCCGCGGTCTATGCGGCCGGCTGGGTCGCCCGCAAGGGCAGCATTGCATCGAACAAGGTGGTCGTGGCGACTGTCGATATCGAGCTCGGCAGTCGCATCAACGAGCAGATGCTCTCGGTCACCGACTGGCCCAGCGGCTCGCTGCCGCCAGGCACCTACTCGGACCTCAAGGACCTGCAGGAGCGCGTCGCGAAAGTCGGCATCCTGCGCGGCGAGGCGGTGCTCGAAGGCAAGCTCGCGCCCAAGGGCACGCAGGGCGGCCTCTCGGCCGTGATCTCGCCGGGCAAGCGCGCGATGACCGTGCGGGTCAACGACGTCGTCGGCGTCGCGGGCTTCGCGCTGCCGGGCAACTACGTGGACGTGGTGGTCCATGCCCAGCAGGACAAGGGCAAGGGCGAGGAAGCCAGGCCGATCAGCAAGACCGTGCTCGAACGCGTGCTCGTGCTGGCCGTGGCCCAGGAGGCAGGCCGCGACGACACCAAGCCCAAGGTGGTAAGCGCCGTGACGCTCGAACTGAGTCTCGAGGACTCCGAGAAGCTCGACCTCGCGCGCAGCGTCGGCACCCTGTCGCTGGTGCTGCGCAACCAGATCGACGGCGACACCGTGGCCACCGACGGCATCACCAAGAACCAGCTCTTCGGCATCAAGGAAGCGCCCGCGGCGGCGCTGGCGCCCGCCAAGGTCGTGTCCGAAGCCAAGCCCAATGCGCCCCGGCCCCGGCCGGTGGCCCTGCCCGCGTCGCAATGCGTCGAAGTCGTGCAGAACGCCAGCCGCTCGCTGAGCTGTTTCTGA
- a CDS encoding TadE/TadG family type IV pilus assembly protein — protein MPKLASFQRQRGAFIVTAALFLLFLLGFMGIALDLGHLFVVQTELQTALDSCALAAAQELDGQPTALDRARSAGKTSGNLNRVNMQSTAWDGQGQLVDASITFRDSAYVPTTVPAVARYAQCQHTQSNVNMWLLKMMGAFTGDATAYPPTGNVGAMAVATRASAQTTCPVPLALKPKPTGTAPNYGFAVGEWVTLINAQNAAAGGEIGWANLDGSNNAAETEAELNGHCGTKVGDTLGTPGVQTSVADAWNYRFGIYKNSGSPASTVGNPDYTGYAYTATNWPAKQSAYDGPAPGAASPTAQNFLTKRQSFASCADTGTKVNGANSCESITGLSLNSFQNLAAPGNTTGGHKQYGRSRRIVTVPVINAANGVIDYACMFMLQPLSIPMTNVQLEFRGNASATNSPCTTSGLAGGAAGPLVPVLVR, from the coding sequence ATGCCAAAGCTCGCCAGCTTTCAACGACAGCGGGGCGCATTCATTGTCACAGCTGCGCTGTTCCTTTTGTTCCTGCTCGGCTTCATGGGCATCGCCCTTGACTTGGGACATCTGTTCGTTGTCCAGACAGAGTTGCAAACGGCCCTGGATAGTTGCGCGCTCGCGGCAGCCCAGGAACTCGACGGCCAGCCAACGGCACTGGATCGTGCCCGAAGCGCCGGCAAGACTTCGGGGAACTTGAACCGCGTCAACATGCAATCGACCGCCTGGGACGGCCAAGGCCAGCTAGTCGACGCGAGCATTACGTTCAGGGATTCGGCTTATGTGCCGACCACGGTCCCGGCTGTAGCCCGATATGCGCAGTGCCAGCACACGCAGTCCAACGTCAACATGTGGCTCTTGAAAATGATGGGGGCGTTCACCGGCGACGCCACTGCCTACCCGCCGACAGGCAATGTTGGGGCCATGGCCGTCGCCACGCGCGCCAGCGCGCAGACCACCTGCCCGGTGCCGCTCGCGCTCAAACCCAAGCCAACCGGCACCGCTCCGAACTATGGGTTCGCGGTCGGCGAATGGGTCACTCTGATCAACGCGCAGAATGCCGCAGCCGGCGGTGAGATTGGCTGGGCCAATCTCGACGGATCGAACAATGCCGCCGAAACGGAAGCCGAGCTGAACGGTCACTGCGGCACCAAGGTGGGCGACACCTTGGGCACACCCGGCGTGCAGACCTCCGTGGCCGATGCATGGAACTATCGCTTCGGGATCTACAAGAACTCCGGCAGCCCGGCCTCGACGGTGGGTAATCCGGACTACACCGGCTACGCCTATACCGCCACCAACTGGCCGGCCAAGCAGAGTGCCTATGACGGGCCGGCACCCGGCGCGGCTTCGCCGACCGCACAGAATTTTCTGACCAAGCGCCAGTCATTCGCTTCGTGCGCCGACACGGGAACCAAGGTCAACGGCGCGAACAGCTGCGAATCGATCACCGGCCTGTCGTTGAACAGTTTCCAGAACCTGGCCGCGCCCGGCAATACGACCGGCGGCCACAAGCAGTACGGACGCAGCCGAAGGATCGTCACGGTTCCCGTGATCAATGCCGCCAACGGCGTGATCGACTATGCATGCATGTTCATGCTGCAGCCGCTCTCGATCCCCATGACGAACGTCCAGCTCGAGTTCAGGGGCAATGCGTCGGCCACGAATAGTCCGTGCACGACGAGCGGACTGGCGGGCGGCGCGGCGGGCCCGCTGGTTCCCGTCCTGGTGAGGTGA
- a CDS encoding AAA family ATPase → MKIAIISPNRAHLDNMSPVLSARGHTVLTFDGGKSRMRSVVEQEQPDLLLVDGMCCDANELVLVEHVTTHHPKTAIVLLCATHTPEFLLNSMRAGVREVLPSPAGPAALEAMVQRVAAKLAGSHGHAGGKLLAFMPCKGGSGATFLATNLGWQLAEHNSVLLVDLNLQFGDALSFVSDEKPKSTIADVAREFNRLDASFLAASAVKVTPSFSLLAAPEDPSMAMEVQPEHIDAILGLAVLTYDFVLLDMSRALDTLSIRALDRAHRIYPVLQAGLPGLRNARKLLGVFKSLGYAQDKIEPLINRFDKIGEIGAQEVRRSLGDAGHRLIADAPKEVAAAINRGVPLARLARSSPVVRDLGELVYALSPRQEVSPSLFNRLFGRA, encoded by the coding sequence ATGAAAATTGCCATCATCTCGCCCAATCGGGCCCACCTCGACAACATGTCTCCGGTTCTGAGTGCTCGAGGCCACACCGTGTTGACTTTCGACGGCGGCAAGAGCCGGATGCGGTCTGTCGTGGAGCAGGAGCAGCCTGACCTGCTGCTGGTCGACGGCATGTGCTGCGATGCCAACGAACTGGTGTTGGTCGAGCACGTGACGACGCATCATCCGAAGACCGCGATCGTGCTGCTGTGCGCGACGCACACGCCCGAATTCCTGCTCAACTCGATGCGCGCCGGCGTGCGCGAGGTACTGCCTTCGCCCGCCGGCCCCGCTGCGCTCGAGGCCATGGTCCAGCGTGTCGCAGCCAAGCTCGCGGGCTCGCACGGCCACGCAGGCGGAAAGCTGCTGGCCTTCATGCCGTGCAAGGGTGGCAGCGGTGCCACCTTTCTCGCGACCAACCTGGGCTGGCAGCTCGCGGAGCACAACTCGGTGCTGCTGGTGGACCTGAACCTGCAGTTCGGCGACGCGCTGTCCTTCGTGAGCGATGAAAAGCCCAAGTCGACCATCGCGGACGTGGCCCGCGAGTTCAACCGGCTCGATGCCTCCTTCCTCGCGGCCAGCGCGGTCAAGGTCACGCCGAGCTTCAGCTTGCTGGCAGCCCCCGAGGATCCTTCCATGGCCATGGAGGTGCAGCCCGAGCACATCGATGCCATCCTGGGTCTCGCCGTGCTCACGTACGACTTCGTCCTGCTCGATATGTCGCGCGCGCTGGACACCCTGTCGATCCGCGCGCTCGACCGCGCGCATCGCATCTATCCCGTGCTGCAGGCCGGCCTGCCCGGCTTGCGCAACGCCCGCAAGCTGCTCGGCGTCTTCAAGTCGCTGGGCTATGCGCAGGACAAGATCGAGCCGCTGATCAACCGCTTCGACAAGATCGGCGAAATCGGCGCGCAGGAGGTGCGCCGGTCGCTGGGCGACGCCGGGCATCGCCTGATCGCCGATGCGCCGAAGGAAGTGGCCGCCGCCATCAATCGCGGTGTCCCGCTGGCGCGACTCGCGCGCTCCAGCCCGGTGGTGCGTGACCTGGGCGAGCTGGTCTATGCCCTGTCCCCGCGTCAGGAAGTCAGTCCAAGTCTCTTCAACCGGCTGTTCGGCCGGGCCTGA